The Pseudomonas sp. G2-4 genome window below encodes:
- a CDS encoding efflux transporter outer membrane subunit: protein MIKFHWPLLAALALLGGCINLAPQYERPEAPVSEQWLPPASTPKGEVAVDIEWQHFFTDSRLARLQSLALNNNRDLRLAALNVEKAQAQYRIQRAESLPSIDASVSGTHSRTPGSLSNSGSAATTHDYSAQLGLSSYEVDLFGRVQNLQDEALEDYLALTETRRSTQISLVAEVATAWLTLAADNQRLHLAQETLRSQQATYELTQRSHALGGSSGLSVAQAQTTVESARADAAAYESQILQDRNALRLLVGSDIPEELLPGANLESAAALVQVPAELPSSLLQRRPDVLAAEHTLKSANIDIGAARAAFFPSISLTASAGSSSSALSGLFKSGSGAWSFAPSVSLPIFDGGSNRATLDAAKTEREIQVQTYQQTLQSAFREVADALAVRSTLDRRIEAQQALTDASRKSFELSDALYRGGSQSYLEALDAQRSLYSAQQDLISLRLTEQSNRVTLYKVMGGGWN from the coding sequence ATGATCAAGTTCCACTGGCCACTGCTGGCCGCCCTCGCGCTGCTCGGTGGCTGTATCAACCTGGCGCCGCAATATGAGCGCCCCGAGGCGCCCGTCTCCGAGCAATGGCTACCACCCGCCAGCACGCCCAAGGGCGAGGTGGCCGTTGATATCGAGTGGCAACATTTTTTCACTGATAGCCGCCTGGCGCGCTTGCAGTCCCTGGCGTTGAACAACAATCGCGACCTGCGGCTGGCAGCCCTGAATGTTGAAAAGGCCCAGGCGCAATACCGTATCCAGCGCGCCGAATCACTGCCGTCGATCGATGCCAGCGTCAGTGGCACCCACAGTCGTACGCCCGGCTCGTTGTCCAACAGTGGTTCGGCGGCCACTACCCATGACTACAGCGCGCAACTGGGGCTGAGCAGTTATGAAGTGGATCTGTTCGGACGGGTACAGAACCTTCAGGATGAGGCGCTGGAAGACTATCTGGCCCTGACCGAAACCCGGCGCAGCACGCAGATCAGCCTGGTGGCGGAAGTGGCCACGGCCTGGCTGACCCTGGCGGCGGACAACCAGCGGCTGCACCTGGCCCAGGAGACCTTGCGCAGTCAGCAGGCGACCTACGAACTGACCCAGCGCAGCCACGCCTTGGGCGGCTCTTCCGGTCTGTCGGTGGCTCAGGCGCAAACCACCGTGGAGTCGGCCCGGGCTGACGCGGCGGCCTATGAAAGCCAGATTCTCCAGGACCGCAACGCGCTGCGTCTGTTGGTGGGCAGCGATATTCCCGAGGAACTGTTGCCTGGTGCGAACCTGGAGTCGGCGGCGGCGCTGGTGCAAGTGCCAGCCGAGCTTCCGTCCAGCCTGCTGCAACGGCGTCCGGATGTATTGGCAGCTGAACACACGCTCAAATCGGCCAATATCGACATCGGTGCGGCCCGTGCGGCGTTCTTTCCGAGTATCAGCCTGACGGCCAGTGCCGGTTCCTCCAGCTCGGCTTTGTCCGGCCTGTTCAAGTCCGGCAGCGGTGCCTGGTCGTTTGCTCCGAGCGTCAGCCTGCCGATCTTCGACGGTGGCAGTAACCGCGCGACGCTGGACGCCGCCAAGACCGAACGCGAGATTCAAGTGCAGACTTACCAGCAGACCCTGCAAAGCGCCTTCAGGGAAGTGGCCGACGCCCTGGCGGTGCGCAGCACCCTGGATCGACGCATCGAGGCCCAGCAGGCATTGACCGACGCCAGCCGCAAAAGCTTCGAGCTGTCCGATGCCTTGTACCGGGGCGGTTCCCAGAGCTATCTCGAGGCCCTGGATGCCCAGCGTTCGCTGTACAGCGCGCAGCAGGACCTGATCAGCTTGCGCCTGACTGAGCAGAGCAACCGCGTGACGTTGTACAAGGTGATGGGGGGTGGCTGGAATTGA
- the baeS gene encoding sensor histidine kinase efflux regulator BaeS — MKLSISTKLFIAVMASVLFVILSMGVANGWSFGKGFLDYLNEQALVRMTPVLPRLSSAYEREGNWEFLRNQPDRWFELLRPEPGENATDPQRPPMPMSDLTGAVFRIALLDQHKQLVMGYSAIGDDALMRPIDVAGKTVGWLAVTPFQNVTEAGGERFRQYLVRTSLGVGVFSLLLAMLIAWWIARTLLDPVKRVAAATHRLAAGEYSNRVSVSSNDEVGQLARDFNQLAYTLERNEKMRREFMADVSHELRTPLSVLRGELEAIEDGVRTLDQASMKSLQGEVGMLSKLVDDLYELSLADVGALTYRKHECDLNELLDGCVAMFQERCNARHLRLELELPTTPLQVEADPKRLQQLFGNLLENAVRYTDEGGVLCIRAASEGDIVRIDVLDSGPGVDADQLPRLFERFYRGETSRNRASGGAGLGLAICRSIALAHGGSLSADHSPLGGLWLTLRLPRNA; from the coding sequence ATGAAACTGAGCATTTCCACCAAGCTGTTTATTGCCGTAATGGCCAGCGTGCTGTTTGTCATCCTGAGCATGGGCGTAGCCAACGGCTGGAGCTTTGGCAAAGGTTTTCTCGACTACCTCAACGAACAGGCCCTGGTGCGCATGACGCCGGTACTGCCGCGCCTGTCCAGCGCCTACGAGCGCGAAGGCAACTGGGAGTTCCTGCGCAACCAGCCGGATCGCTGGTTCGAACTGCTGCGTCCGGAACCGGGAGAAAACGCCACCGACCCGCAACGACCGCCCATGCCGATGTCCGACCTGACCGGCGCGGTGTTTCGCATCGCCCTGCTGGACCAGCATAAGCAACTGGTCATGGGCTATTCGGCAATCGGCGACGACGCCCTGATGCGCCCGATCGACGTCGCCGGCAAAACCGTCGGCTGGCTGGCGGTGACGCCGTTCCAGAATGTGACCGAAGCAGGAGGCGAACGTTTTCGTCAGTACCTGGTGCGCACCAGCCTGGGGGTGGGCGTGTTCTCGCTGCTGCTGGCGATGCTGATCGCCTGGTGGATAGCCCGCACCCTACTCGACCCGGTCAAGCGGGTGGCCGCCGCCACGCACCGGTTGGCCGCCGGGGAATACAGCAACCGGGTATCGGTGTCCTCCAATGACGAAGTCGGCCAGTTGGCCCGTGACTTCAATCAACTGGCGTATACCCTGGAACGCAATGAAAAAATGCGCCGGGAGTTCATGGCCGATGTCTCCCATGAACTGCGCACTCCGCTGTCAGTGTTGCGCGGCGAGCTGGAGGCCATCGAAGACGGCGTACGCACCCTCGATCAAGCCTCGATGAAATCGCTGCAAGGCGAAGTCGGCATGCTCAGCAAACTGGTGGATGACCTGTATGAACTGTCCCTGGCCGACGTAGGCGCGCTGACTTACCGCAAGCACGAATGCGATCTCAATGAACTGCTGGACGGTTGCGTGGCGATGTTCCAGGAGCGCTGCAACGCTCGGCATCTGCGTTTGGAGCTGGAATTGCCAACAACACCGCTGCAGGTCGAAGCCGACCCGAAACGCTTGCAGCAACTCTTTGGCAACCTGCTGGAAAACGCCGTGCGCTATACCGATGAAGGCGGAGTGCTGTGCATTCGTGCCGCCAGCGAGGGCGACATCGTGCGCATCGACGTCCTTGATTCCGGCCCCGGGGTCGACGCGGATCAGTTGCCGCGATTGTTCGAGCGATTTTACCGCGGCGAAACTTCACGCAATCGGGCCAGCGGTGGTGCCGGCCTGGGGCTCGCCATCTGCCGCAGCATTGCCCTGGCCCACGGCGGCAGTCTCAGCGCCGATCACTCGCCGTTGGGTGGCCTTTGGCTGACCCTGCGCCTGCCACGGAACGCCTGA
- a CDS encoding efflux RND transporter periplasmic adaptor subunit gives MSTKLFAKSLVTAAFLVSLIILFLLGGCSGESAPALEPPKVSVITVQPQSQALTTELAGRTQAFMVAEIRPQVGGIVQQRLFVEGAEVKAGQALYQLDASSYKAALAEAQANLAKARATLKSAQATAKRDAQLAKIDAISQQDNEDAQASLLTAEAELQVAQAGVDTARINLAYTRISSPVSGRIETSTVTPGALVVANQDSALTTVQQLDPIYVDVTQSTTELLRLKRDLASGALQSNGEGEARIRLKLDDGSTYAQEGRLKFSGVSVNEGTGTVTLRAQIANPDRLLLPGMYVRAVLEQARDDKAILIPQQAVTRSASGATSVLVVVNGKVEQRTLSIDRAVGNQWWVTAGLSAGDQVIVEGGQKVRVGETVVVQNAGTRSRMRTAAPVAIAQEG, from the coding sequence ATGTCGACCAAATTATTCGCCAAATCCCTGGTGACCGCCGCCTTCCTGGTGTCTTTGATCATTTTGTTCCTGTTGGGCGGTTGCTCCGGCGAGTCCGCCCCGGCACTGGAACCGCCCAAGGTTTCAGTGATCACCGTGCAGCCGCAAAGCCAGGCGCTGACCACGGAATTGGCCGGGCGCACCCAGGCGTTCATGGTTGCTGAAATTCGCCCGCAGGTCGGGGGTATCGTCCAGCAACGGTTGTTTGTCGAAGGGGCCGAGGTCAAGGCAGGGCAGGCGCTGTACCAACTGGACGCTTCTTCTTATAAGGCCGCGTTGGCTGAAGCACAGGCAAACCTCGCCAAGGCTCGCGCCACGTTGAAGTCGGCCCAGGCCACGGCCAAGCGTGACGCACAGTTGGCGAAGATCGATGCCATCAGCCAGCAGGACAACGAAGATGCCCAGGCCAGCCTGTTGACCGCTGAAGCGGAACTGCAAGTGGCCCAGGCCGGCGTCGACACTGCGCGCATCAACCTGGCGTACACCCGCATTAGCTCACCCGTCAGCGGGCGCATCGAAACCTCGACGGTCACCCCAGGTGCGCTGGTGGTCGCCAATCAAGACAGCGCCCTGACCACGGTGCAGCAGTTGGACCCGATCTACGTCGATGTCACCCAGTCGACCACCGAGCTGTTGCGCCTCAAGCGCGACCTGGCCAGCGGTGCGCTCCAGAGCAACGGCGAAGGCGAGGCGCGGATTCGCCTCAAGCTCGATGACGGCAGCACGTACGCCCAGGAAGGCCGCTTGAAATTCAGCGGAGTCAGCGTCAATGAGGGCACGGGCACGGTGACCTTGCGGGCGCAAATCGCCAACCCGGACCGGTTGTTGCTGCCGGGCATGTACGTGCGGGCGGTGTTGGAGCAGGCGCGAGATGACAAGGCCATCCTGATTCCGCAACAGGCGGTAACCCGCAGCGCCAGTGGCGCGACCTCGGTGCTGGTGGTGGTCAATGGCAAGGTCGAGCAACGCACGCTGAGCATCGACCGCGCGGTGGGCAACCAATGGTGGGTCACGGCCGGCCTGAGCGCCGGTGACCAGGTGATTGTCGAGGGCGGGCAGAAAGTCCGGGTCGGTGAAACCGTTGTGGTGCAGAACGCTGGCACCCGCAGCCGTATGCGAACAGCGGCGCCTGTTGCCATTGCGCAGGAGGGTTGA
- a CDS encoding efflux RND transporter permease subunit yields MARFFIDRPIFAWVIAIVIMLAGALSISQLPLEQYPDIAPPTVRISATYTGASAKTVEDSVTQVIEQQMKGLDNLTYMSASSSSDGSASISLTFTAGTNPDVAQMQVQNKLQQAESRLPQSVQSEGLTVTKGGSDFLMIAALASDNPSVTGTQIGDYISSTVLDSISRVDGVGDVQTLGSGYAMRIWLDPALLEKYALMPADISSALEAQNTEVSAGQLGAMPAVKGQQLNATISARSKLQTVEEFRNVVVKSTSNGAVVLLGDVARVELGSESYDVSSALNGKPAAAMGVQLAAGANALSVGEAVKARLKELEPFYPVEMQLKNVIAYDTTPFVSLSIEEVVKSLGEAIVLVVLIMFLFLQNLRATLIPAITVPVVLLGTFGVLALFGYSINTLTMFAMVLAIGLLVDDAIVVVENVERVMGEQGLSALDATRQSMAEITSALVGIALVLSAVFIPMAFFGGSTGIIYRQFSVTIVSAMVLSVLVAMTLTPALCATLLKPSDGNGHGTQGGFFGWFNRTFERAAEGYKGQVAVIFQRARLGWLVYGIVLLVMAVGYTSLPTSFLPDEDQGILMAQVQLPVGATDSRTQAVVKQFESYLLEQPEVEALISISGLGMNGNSQNSARAFIRLKDWSERTGAGQDAASIAQRATMELSSIGDANVFVMQPPAIRGLGQSSGFDLQLKDLGGLGHDALVAAREQLIELANQDPRLLGVRSNGQDDAPQLKVSIDDRKAGALGLSTSDINTTLSTALGGTYVNDFLNQGRVKKVYVQGEASSRMQAADLDHWFVRNSNNEMVPFSSFASSSWSYGSPLLERYNGNASLEVVGDPAPGVSSGDAMDAVEVIIQQLPEGIGYEWTGQSYQLRLSGSQAPLLYAISVLFVFLCLAALYESWSVPFSVMLVVPLGVVGAVLATRLSGLSNDVYFQVGLLTTVGLAAKNAILIVEFAKHLQEQGNGLREATLIAVRQRLRPILMTSLAFMFGVLPLALSTGAGSAGRQAIGTGVLGGMFSATLLGIFFVPLFFVQIRRRFARVSTASTSVPTTQSGDA; encoded by the coding sequence ATGGCGCGCTTCTTTATCGATCGACCGATTTTTGCCTGGGTCATCGCCATCGTCATCATGCTCGCCGGTGCCTTGTCCATCAGCCAGTTGCCCCTGGAGCAGTACCCGGACATCGCGCCGCCGACCGTGCGCATTTCCGCAACCTACACCGGTGCCTCGGCCAAGACCGTGGAAGACTCGGTGACCCAGGTTATCGAGCAACAAATGAAGGGGCTGGATAACCTGACCTACATGTCCGCCTCCAGCAGCTCGGACGGCAGTGCCAGCATCAGCCTGACCTTCACGGCCGGCACCAACCCGGACGTGGCCCAGATGCAAGTGCAGAACAAGCTGCAACAGGCGGAGTCGAGACTGCCGCAATCGGTGCAAAGCGAGGGCTTGACCGTGACCAAGGGCGGCTCCGATTTCCTGATGATTGCCGCCCTGGCGTCCGACAATCCAAGCGTCACCGGCACTCAGATCGGCGATTACATTTCCAGCACCGTGCTCGATTCCATCAGCCGTGTCGATGGCGTCGGCGATGTGCAGACATTGGGTTCTGGCTATGCCATGCGCATCTGGCTAGACCCGGCCCTGTTGGAAAAATACGCGCTGATGCCGGCGGATATCAGCAGTGCCCTGGAGGCGCAGAACACCGAGGTGTCCGCCGGTCAGCTCGGCGCCATGCCGGCGGTGAAGGGCCAGCAGTTGAACGCCACGATCAGCGCCCGCAGCAAGCTGCAAACCGTCGAAGAATTTCGCAATGTCGTGGTCAAGTCCACCAGCAACGGTGCCGTGGTGCTGCTGGGGGATGTTGCGCGGGTTGAATTGGGCAGCGAAAGCTACGACGTCAGTTCCGCCCTTAACGGTAAGCCCGCTGCCGCCATGGGTGTACAGCTCGCCGCCGGGGCCAATGCCCTGAGCGTGGGGGAAGCGGTGAAAGCCAGGCTCAAGGAGCTGGAACCGTTCTATCCGGTTGAAATGCAGCTCAAGAACGTGATCGCCTACGACACGACACCCTTTGTCAGCCTGTCCATCGAGGAGGTGGTCAAGTCCTTGGGCGAGGCCATCGTCCTGGTGGTGCTGATCATGTTTCTCTTCTTGCAGAACCTGCGGGCCACGCTGATCCCGGCGATCACCGTGCCGGTGGTGCTGCTCGGTACGTTCGGTGTGCTGGCGCTGTTCGGCTATTCGATCAACACCTTGACCATGTTCGCCATGGTCCTGGCCATCGGCCTGTTGGTGGACGACGCCATCGTGGTGGTGGAGAACGTCGAGCGGGTGATGGGCGAGCAGGGCCTGTCGGCTCTGGACGCCACGCGCCAGTCGATGGCCGAGATCACCAGCGCCCTGGTTGGCATCGCCCTGGTGCTCAGCGCGGTGTTCATTCCCATGGCGTTTTTTGGCGGCTCTACGGGGATCATCTATCGGCAGTTTTCAGTCACCATCGTATCGGCCATGGTGCTCTCGGTGCTGGTGGCGATGACATTGACACCGGCCTTGTGCGCGACTCTGCTCAAGCCGTCCGACGGCAACGGTCACGGCACTCAAGGCGGTTTTTTCGGCTGGTTCAACCGCACCTTCGAACGCGCTGCCGAGGGCTATAAGGGCCAGGTGGCCGTTATTTTCCAGCGTGCACGCCTGGGGTGGCTGGTGTACGGGATAGTGCTGCTGGTGATGGCGGTCGGTTATACGAGCTTGCCGACCTCGTTCCTGCCCGATGAAGACCAGGGCATTCTCATGGCCCAGGTGCAGTTGCCGGTGGGGGCCACGGACAGCCGCACGCAAGCCGTGGTGAAGCAGTTCGAAAGCTACCTGCTCGAGCAACCGGAAGTCGAAGCGCTGATCAGCATTTCCGGCCTGGGCATGAACGGCAACAGCCAGAACAGCGCCCGTGCCTTTATCCGGCTCAAGGACTGGAGCGAGCGGACCGGGGCAGGGCAGGATGCGGCATCCATCGCCCAGCGGGCAACCATGGAGCTGTCGAGCATCGGTGATGCCAATGTGTTCGTCATGCAACCGCCGGCAATACGGGGCCTGGGACAGAGCTCCGGCTTCGACCTGCAACTCAAGGACCTCGGTGGCCTGGGGCATGACGCGCTGGTGGCCGCGCGGGAGCAGCTTATTGAGCTGGCCAACCAGGACCCGCGCTTGCTCGGGGTACGCAGCAATGGTCAGGACGATGCGCCGCAGCTCAAGGTCAGCATCGATGATCGCAAGGCCGGTGCCTTGGGCCTGAGCACCAGCGACATCAACACCACCTTGTCCACGGCGTTGGGCGGCACCTACGTCAATGACTTCCTTAACCAGGGCCGGGTGAAGAAGGTCTACGTCCAGGGCGAAGCTTCCTCGCGGATGCAAGCGGCCGACCTGGACCATTGGTTCGTGCGCAACAGCAACAACGAGATGGTGCCTTTTTCCTCGTTTGCCAGCAGTTCGTGGAGCTATGGCTCGCCGTTGCTGGAGCGCTACAACGGCAATGCTTCGCTGGAGGTGGTCGGTGATCCGGCGCCCGGAGTCAGTTCCGGGGACGCCATGGATGCGGTGGAAGTGATTATCCAGCAACTGCCCGAAGGCATCGGTTACGAGTGGACCGGGCAGTCCTATCAATTGCGCCTTTCCGGTTCGCAGGCACCCTTGCTGTACGCGATCTCCGTATTGTTTGTGTTCCTCTGCCTGGCTGCTCTCTATGAGAGTTGGTCGGTGCCGTTTTCGGTGATGCTGGTGGTACCGCTGGGGGTGGTGGGCGCGGTGCTGGCCACTCGTCTCAGTGGTTTGAGCAACGACGTGTACTTCCAGGTCGGGCTGTTGACCACCGTGGGCTTGGCGGCCAAGAACGCGATCCTGATCGTCGAGTTCGCCAAGCATCTGCAAGAACAGGGCAATGGCTTGCGGGAGGCGACGTTGATCGCCGTGCGTCAACGCCTGCGGCCGATTCTCATGACGTCCCTGGCGTTCATGTTCGGCGTGCTGCCCCTGGCCCTGAGTACCGGTGCCGGTTCAGCCGGGCGCCAGGCCATCGGTACCGGTGTGCTGGGGGGGATGTTCTCGGCGACGCTGCTGGGGATCTTCTTCGTACCGTTGTTCTTCGTGCAGATCCGTCGGCGTTTTGCCCGGGTTTCCACGGCTTCCACCTCCGTCCCAACCACCCAGTCAGGTGACGCATGA